In Virgibacillus sp. NKC19-16, a single genomic region encodes these proteins:
- a CDS encoding MFS transporter, translating to MAKSKSLIPLKMLLFSFHASNTVILSFLPLYLQFKGLNGTEIGWVLAIGPLASIFAQPFFGYLSDKYKTVKWVLLICIIGLIIGSTLFFQMNTLVSIILMGAVFYFFTTPIGALGDSLAQRRADDLHVSFGTIRTWGSIGFATSSLVVGEILANIGIQYIIFPYLFFGTMALLVVFRLKDVKVESDPVQLKDVKKIITNKPFLIFLGLILFITIGHRANDSFIGLYIEQLGGSEGLVGLAWFVGVATEAAVFAFAGFWFKKFHPLIFIIIAGALFSMRWFLFAAVDDPVHIIALQFLHGLTFGIFYLAAFSYVTRLIPSILQSTGHLVFFATFFGVSGIVGSLVGGSIFDNFGGGTLYFGMGSLSLIGTILLIVYHVLPYGKEIPSGERS from the coding sequence GTGGCAAAAAGTAAATCATTAATTCCATTAAAAATGCTGTTATTTAGCTTTCATGCCTCTAATACAGTTATTCTTAGTTTTTTACCATTATATCTACAGTTTAAAGGATTAAACGGGACTGAAATTGGTTGGGTGCTTGCCATCGGCCCGCTCGCTTCTATATTTGCTCAGCCTTTTTTTGGTTATTTGAGTGATAAGTATAAAACGGTGAAATGGGTTCTATTAATTTGTATTATTGGCCTTATCATTGGGAGCACACTATTTTTCCAAATGAACACATTAGTTTCGATCATATTGATGGGCGCGGTTTTCTATTTTTTCACCACCCCAATCGGAGCGCTTGGTGACAGCCTTGCACAACGGCGTGCGGACGATCTCCATGTATCATTTGGAACCATTCGAACATGGGGATCGATCGGTTTTGCTACATCATCGCTAGTTGTTGGAGAGATACTAGCAAATATTGGTATTCAGTACATCATCTTCCCATATTTATTTTTTGGAACAATGGCTTTACTCGTCGTATTTCGCCTAAAAGATGTAAAAGTGGAATCAGATCCTGTCCAATTGAAGGATGTCAAAAAAATTATTACAAATAAACCATTCCTTATCTTTCTAGGACTTATCTTGTTTATAACAATAGGACATCGTGCGAATGATAGTTTTATAGGATTGTATATCGAACAGCTTGGCGGCAGCGAAGGTCTAGTGGGATTAGCATGGTTTGTGGGTGTTGCTACGGAAGCGGCTGTGTTTGCTTTTGCCGGTTTCTGGTTCAAAAAATTTCATCCGTTAATATTTATTATCATCGCCGGTGCTTTATTTAGTATGCGTTGGTTTCTGTTTGCAGCTGTTGATGATCCGGTACATATCATTGCCCTCCAATTCCTGCATGGACTAACATTCGGGATATTTTACCTAGCTGCATTCAGCTATGTGACGCGATTAATTCCAAGCATTCTGCAATCAACCGGCCACCTTGTGTTTTTTGCAACATTTTTCGGGGTCTCCGGGATAGTAGGATCACTTGTAGGTGGATCCATATTTGATAACTTTGGCGGAGGAACACTGTATTTTGGAATGGGAAGCCTCTCATTGATTGGAACGATATTACTAATTGTTTATCATGTATTGCCTTACGGGAAGGAAATACCATCTGGTGAGCGGTCGTAG
- a CDS encoding gamma-glutamyl-gamma-aminobutyrate hydrolase family protein: MKPLIGITSSMEIDQSHYAVTNRNVKAIMRAGGMPVMLPYFIEEEDVDQIANQIDGLYATGGYDIDPTLFEEEPHPNLGTIIPARDQSEIAVMNKLLERGKPILGVCRGAQTLNIAAGGDMYQDIYGQINRELLQHSQKAPLYHGSHFVHVQEGSLLHHLTGSAKFRVNSLHHQANRGVSGAFQISGKANDGIVEAVESKIHPFALGLQWHPESMAESGDVASLQIYEGFIAACEK; the protein is encoded by the coding sequence ATGAAACCATTAATTGGAATAACATCATCGATGGAAATTGACCAATCGCATTACGCGGTCACCAATCGTAATGTGAAGGCTATTATGCGGGCAGGGGGGATGCCTGTCATGTTGCCATATTTTATAGAAGAGGAAGATGTCGATCAAATTGCCAATCAGATCGATGGTTTATATGCGACAGGTGGATATGATATTGATCCAACACTGTTCGAGGAGGAGCCGCATCCTAATCTCGGGACAATTATTCCCGCACGTGACCAGTCGGAAATTGCGGTCATGAACAAGCTGCTTGAAAGGGGTAAACCTATTTTAGGTGTCTGCCGAGGTGCCCAAACATTAAATATTGCGGCAGGCGGGGATATGTACCAGGATATCTATGGGCAAATTAATCGGGAGCTGCTTCAGCATTCGCAAAAAGCGCCACTGTATCATGGCTCTCATTTTGTGCATGTGCAGGAAGGATCCCTGCTGCATCATCTAACAGGTTCTGCAAAATTCCGTGTCAACAGCCTGCATCATCAGGCAAATCGGGGTGTATCTGGAGCTTTTCAAATTAGCGGAAAAGCAAATGATGGTATCGTCGAGGCTGTCGAAAGTAAGATCCATCCATTTGCGCTTGGGTTGCAGTGGCACCCGGAATCAATGGCAGAATCGGGAGATGTGGCATCACTTCAGATTTATGAAGGGTTTATTGCCGCTTGTGAAAAATAG
- a CDS encoding NCS2 family permease, which translates to MKKYFHFKELGTNYKTEFMAGLTTFLAMAYILFVIPSTLALTGVEELPEGVTRMDQDAVFVATALAAAVGSLFMGIIAKYPIVLGPGMGLNAFFAYTVMLGYGIPWETALSGVLVSGIIFVILTLTGIREKIINAIPANLKLAVGAGIGLFIAFIGLQSAGIVVGDPDTLLALGDITSPNVLLAIFGLIVSVVLLTLGIKAGIFYGMILTVLAGITFGLIAPPSGIDGIVSSVPSIAPTFGQAFLNLGDIFTVEMLLVILTFLFVDFFDTAGTLVAVARQAGLVKNNRLPRAGKALFADSAATVVGATLGTSTTTSYVDSAAGVGVGGRTGFTAIVAAGFFLLALFFSPLLSVVTSEVTAPALIIVGIMMSSALKEIDWDQFEIAVPAFFTVLTMPLTYSIATGIAIGFIFYPITMLLKKRAREIHPIMYGMFVIFVLYFIFLS; encoded by the coding sequence ATGAAGAAGTATTTTCATTTCAAGGAATTAGGTACAAATTATAAAACAGAGTTTATGGCAGGATTAACGACATTTTTAGCTATGGCATATATCCTTTTTGTCATTCCATCAACCCTGGCTTTAACAGGGGTAGAAGAGCTGCCTGAAGGGGTAACTCGCATGGATCAGGATGCTGTATTTGTTGCTACAGCACTGGCCGCGGCTGTTGGTTCCTTATTTATGGGAATAATAGCGAAATATCCGATCGTTCTAGGGCCCGGTATGGGATTAAACGCGTTTTTTGCGTATACCGTTATGCTTGGCTACGGTATCCCGTGGGAAACGGCTTTATCAGGTGTATTAGTATCTGGAATTATATTTGTCATCCTAACGTTAACAGGGATTCGGGAAAAAATTATTAATGCTATCCCTGCAAATTTAAAGCTGGCAGTGGGTGCTGGGATCGGTTTATTTATCGCTTTTATCGGTCTGCAAAGTGCAGGCATTGTAGTTGGAGATCCAGATACATTGCTTGCTCTTGGAGATATAACATCACCAAATGTGTTACTAGCGATATTTGGACTTATCGTTTCTGTAGTATTACTCACGCTTGGTATAAAAGCGGGGATATTTTATGGCATGATTCTAACAGTTTTAGCAGGCATTACTTTTGGTTTAATTGCCCCGCCTTCAGGAATTGATGGGATTGTCAGTAGCGTTCCGAGTATAGCACCAACATTTGGACAGGCATTTTTAAATTTAGGTGATATTTTTACTGTCGAAATGCTTTTGGTCATTTTAACGTTCTTATTCGTTGACTTCTTTGATACGGCAGGAACGCTGGTTGCAGTAGCGAGGCAGGCTGGTTTGGTGAAAAACAATAGACTGCCGCGTGCCGGAAAAGCGTTATTTGCTGATTCTGCAGCAACAGTGGTTGGTGCAACGCTTGGTACATCGACAACAACGTCTTATGTAGATTCCGCTGCTGGTGTTGGTGTGGGAGGACGCACAGGTTTTACAGCAATAGTCGCAGCAGGGTTTTTCCTTTTGGCATTGTTCTTCTCCCCATTATTAAGTGTTGTGACCTCCGAAGTAACTGCGCCTGCATTAATCATTGTTGGTATCATGATGTCATCCGCATTGAAAGAGATTGACTGGGATCAATTCGAAATTGCAGTACCGGCATTTTTTACCGTTCTTACGATGCCGCTAACATACAGTATTGCAACAGGCATTGCAATTGGATTTATTTTCTATCCGATAACAATGTTGTTAAAAAAACGTGCGCGAGAGATACATCCGATCATGTATGGAATGTTTGTTATCTTTGTGTTGTACTTTATTTTCTTAAGCTAG
- the guaA gene encoding glutamine-hydrolyzing GMP synthase produces the protein METNDMILVLDFGSQYNQLITRRIREFGVYSELHSHKLTAEAIREMDPKGIILSGGPHSVYDEDSFRCDEKIFDLEVPILGICYGMQLMSLNYGGNVEKAQNREYGKAHIDLKGEPILFKDTPSSQTVWMSHGDKVIDTPPTFHVDATSPSTPIAAMSDQGKKRYGVQFHPEVRHSEYGNHLLEQFVFDVCQSAGEWTIENFIDMEVEKIQEKVGDRKVLCALSGGVDSSVVAALIHKAIGDQLICIFVDHGLLRKNEADDVMKVFAEDFHMNIIKVDAKDRFLSKLKGVDDPEKKRQIIGNEFIYVFDDEADKLKDIDFLAQGTLYTDIIESGTETAHTIKSHHNVGGLPEDMQFELIEPLNTLFKDEVRELGSQLGIPDHIVWRQPFPGPGLAIRVLGEVTDAKLEIVRESDAILREEIAAAGLERDIWQYFTVLPNIRSVGVMGDARTYDYTIGIRAVTSIDGMTSDWARIPWETLEKISTRMVNDVEHINRVVYDVTSKPPSTIEWE, from the coding sequence ATGGAAACAAACGATATGATACTCGTACTTGATTTTGGCAGTCAATACAATCAGTTAATCACAAGAAGAATAAGAGAATTTGGCGTTTACAGCGAATTGCACTCCCATAAATTAACAGCAGAAGCGATCAGGGAAATGGATCCAAAAGGCATTATACTTTCAGGTGGGCCACACAGCGTGTATGACGAGGATAGCTTCCGTTGTGATGAGAAAATTTTCGATCTTGAAGTTCCTATTTTAGGCATCTGCTACGGTATGCAGCTCATGTCTCTAAATTATGGCGGTAACGTTGAAAAAGCGCAGAACCGGGAATATGGGAAGGCGCATATTGATTTGAAAGGTGAACCTATTCTTTTTAAAGATACACCAAGCAGCCAAACCGTATGGATGAGCCATGGCGACAAAGTCATAGATACACCACCGACTTTTCATGTTGACGCAACTAGTCCATCTACACCAATTGCTGCAATGAGTGATCAGGGGAAAAAACGGTATGGTGTTCAATTTCATCCGGAGGTGCGCCATTCGGAATACGGGAATCATCTACTTGAACAATTCGTTTTCGATGTGTGCCAAAGTGCTGGAGAATGGACGATCGAGAATTTCATCGATATGGAAGTAGAAAAAATTCAGGAAAAAGTCGGAGATCGTAAGGTGTTATGTGCGCTAAGCGGTGGCGTTGACTCGTCCGTTGTGGCAGCTTTAATTCACAAAGCAATCGGGGATCAGCTTATATGTATTTTTGTTGACCATGGGCTTCTTCGGAAAAATGAAGCAGATGACGTGATGAAGGTATTCGCGGAAGATTTTCATATGAATATCATTAAGGTCGATGCAAAAGATCGTTTCCTTTCCAAACTAAAAGGGGTGGACGATCCGGAGAAGAAACGTCAAATCATCGGTAATGAATTTATTTATGTATTTGATGATGAAGCGGACAAGTTAAAGGATATCGACTTCCTGGCGCAAGGGACATTGTATACAGATATAATTGAAAGCGGAACGGAAACAGCGCACACGATTAAGTCCCATCACAATGTTGGTGGACTTCCGGAAGACATGCAATTTGAGCTAATCGAGCCATTGAACACACTTTTCAAGGATGAAGTTCGTGAGCTTGGATCTCAATTAGGCATACCGGATCACATTGTTTGGCGTCAGCCTTTCCCTGGACCGGGTCTGGCAATCCGCGTACTAGGTGAGGTAACAGACGCGAAACTGGAAATTGTTCGTGAATCGGATGCTATTTTGCGCGAAGAGATTGCCGCTGCAGGATTAGAGCGCGACATTTGGCAATATTTCACTGTACTGCCTAATATCCGTAGTGTTGGCGTGATGGGCGATGCCCGTACGTATGATTACACGATCGGAATCCGGGCTGTTACTTCCATTGATGGCATGACTTCGGACTGGGCGCGTATTCCGTGGGAGACCTTAGAAAAAATATCAACGAGAATGGTGAATGATGTCGAGCATATTAACCGCGTTGTGTATGATGTTACGAGCAAACCGCCGAGTACGATTGAGTGGGAATAG
- a CDS encoding GNAT family N-acetyltransferase: protein METGTIKELQSQDEIIRAFPIMNQLRTHLDENTYVELVTEAMEKDMYRLFALYNEEEIVAVAGFKPMITLYYGRFVWVFDLVTSESARSNGYGEKLLLFVHEWARENGYENVALSSGLKRTEAHRFYEDKMDYDKVSYVFKTALK, encoded by the coding sequence ATGGAAACAGGAACAATCAAAGAACTTCAATCACAAGATGAAATCATTCGGGCGTTTCCGATAATGAATCAGCTGCGTACGCATCTTGATGAAAATACCTATGTCGAATTAGTAACCGAAGCTATGGAAAAGGATATGTACAGATTGTTTGCCTTATACAACGAGGAAGAAATTGTTGCAGTTGCTGGATTCAAGCCTATGATTACGCTCTATTATGGACGTTTTGTCTGGGTCTTTGACTTAGTAACAAGCGAAAGCGCGCGATCAAACGGATACGGTGAAAAACTTCTTTTATTTGTGCATGAATGGGCGAGGGAAAATGGATATGAGAATGTAGCCCTATCATCTGGGTTAAAACGTACAGAGGCTCATCGTTTTTATGAAGATAAAATGGATTATGATAAAGTGAGTTACGTTTTTAAAACAGCTTTGAAGTAA
- a CDS encoding HAD family hydrolase has protein sequence MNTVIFDFDGTLANTLPICFYAFQRVFKEFDNKDFSTEEIKAMFGPSETEIIKENLSHENKKQAIGLYYTTYLENHSKLVDYNKEIDELLRYLKNKGIKLGIVTGKAKRSLDISLGELQMDNFFDVIITGDDVNKPKPDPEGLIKALSVLGVKSTEAMFIGDSDADIQAGLQAKVYTIGVQWLPDYQTMEFTNEPDAVFDSVTDFMKSVKAGGLYES, from the coding sequence ATCAATACAGTTATTTTTGATTTTGATGGAACATTAGCGAATACCTTACCAATCTGTTTTTATGCTTTTCAGCGTGTTTTTAAGGAATTCGATAATAAGGATTTTTCAACGGAAGAAATTAAAGCAATGTTTGGCCCTTCTGAAACGGAGATTATTAAAGAGAACCTTTCTCATGAAAATAAAAAACAGGCAATTGGATTGTATTATACAACATACTTAGAGAATCACTCAAAATTAGTTGATTATAATAAGGAAATTGATGAATTATTAAGATACCTTAAAAATAAAGGGATTAAACTTGGGATTGTTACTGGAAAGGCAAAGAGAAGTTTAGATATTTCATTAGGGGAACTTCAAATGGATAACTTTTTTGATGTTATCATAACAGGTGATGATGTTAACAAACCAAAACCTGATCCAGAGGGGCTTATTAAGGCATTGTCCGTCTTAGGTGTAAAAAGTACCGAGGCCATGTTTATCGGGGATAGTGATGCTGATATACAGGCTGGGTTACAAGCCAAGGTTTATACAATAGGAGTGCAATGGTTGCCTGATTATCAAACAATGGAATTTACCAATGAGCCTGATGCTGTCTTTGATAGTGTTACTGATTTTATGAAGTCTGTAAAAGCAGGCGGTCTTTATGAGTCATAA
- a CDS encoding nucleotidyltransferase substrate binding protein: protein MNKERLYEKLEDYNRASSRLNEATKLKIEDDIIFDGVIQRFEFTFELSWKLMKMFLEATGISDIKSPRGAIREAYAFGLIEDGNEWINMMIDRNKTSHLYDEEEARLIYEKIKNRYKDLFLHFGNKVEEEIEKIN from the coding sequence ATGAACAAGGAAAGACTTTACGAGAAGCTTGAAGATTATAATCGGGCAAGTTCTAGGCTAAATGAAGCTACAAAATTAAAAATTGAGGATGATATTATTTTTGATGGAGTTATTCAACGTTTTGAATTTACCTTTGAACTAAGCTGGAAACTTATGAAAATGTTTCTAGAAGCTACAGGTATTAGCGATATCAAAAGTCCAAGAGGGGCTATCCGCGAAGCTTATGCTTTTGGATTGATTGAGGATGGGAATGAATGGATTAATATGATGATAGACCGTAATAAAACTTCGCATCTTTATGATGAGGAGGAAGCTAGATTAATTTATGAAAAGATAAAAAATAGGTACAAGGATTTATTTCTACACTTTGGAAATAAAGTAGAGGAAGAAATAGAGAAAATAAACTAA
- a CDS encoding transglutaminase TgpA family protein yields MSLNNKKKPLLHSSILYVCGLLLFLEWLYPVGDVTYTSSLTVFIIYALFCFVISMFQLKWWIGFLLKGFGLLFIVNGLFMDATFFTGMWFEQLFADLAYNLEALFTQQWYYLTPLFRSLLFLLLIWLMSYLLHYWFVVMKRTFLFVLLTFIYLAVLDTFTIYDGDMAMVRTFIISLIALGVANFMKELDKESIDFSWIKKTPLWTIPLVVTVLIASLIGLAAPKFEPQWPDPVPFIQSTAENAGYNGAGGASVQKVGYGEDDSRLGGSFVQDYTPVFEARVADEHYWRIETKDVYTGKGWENSEDPDYLSQNGGTISLDTFNTEAVETEKLEAMVDFQGNTAIEKLIYPYGANQVYAAGAQYFMDPNSESIETRISGEPASLENYTISYNNPSFAVDELQEAGSDDPESIHERYTQIPSLLPDRVGELAEEITSEYDDRYGKAKAVERYFGQNGFEYQTTDVPVPEEDEDYVDQFLFDSQVGYCDNYSTSMVVLLRTLDIPARWAKGFTSGEMIEANADDSHDVYEVTNANAHSWVEVYFPEVGWVPFEPTQGFSNLSDFHRNIDDASGENQDDVMDQTPEEEEIEPDPELPEEEEAETAMAESNTDDTSFAINWWYVSGLAVILIVLGIIVYKTRFRWQTYLLEKRLKNRRDAKTYQDAYHHLLRVLQHSGLEKEPDQTLREYAKRIDMRYSTDEMAQLTNYYERVLYNNETGDANMQQLTQLWKNLIKRIMG; encoded by the coding sequence ATGAGTTTAAATAATAAAAAAAAGCCACTGTTGCATTCCTCTATTTTGTATGTGTGCGGTTTGCTCCTGTTTTTGGAGTGGCTTTATCCTGTTGGGGACGTTACGTATACAAGCAGTCTAACGGTATTTATCATTTATGCGTTGTTTTGTTTTGTTATTTCGATGTTTCAATTGAAATGGTGGATCGGATTTTTACTTAAAGGGTTTGGGCTGCTGTTTATTGTTAATGGACTGTTTATGGATGCTACGTTCTTTACAGGAATGTGGTTTGAGCAATTGTTCGCGGACCTTGCCTATAATCTAGAAGCGCTTTTTACACAGCAATGGTATTATTTAACACCATTATTCCGCAGTTTATTATTCTTATTATTAATCTGGTTAATGAGCTATTTACTGCATTATTGGTTTGTTGTCATGAAACGTACTTTTTTATTCGTGCTGCTCACGTTTATTTATCTAGCTGTACTGGATACCTTTACCATTTATGATGGTGACATGGCGATGGTGAGAACCTTTATCATTTCCTTGATTGCTTTAGGTGTCGCTAATTTCATGAAGGAACTGGATAAGGAATCGATTGATTTCTCTTGGATAAAAAAGACGCCATTATGGACAATTCCGTTAGTAGTTACGGTTCTAATTGCTTCTTTGATTGGTCTCGCGGCACCGAAGTTTGAACCACAATGGCCTGACCCGGTTCCTTTTATACAAAGTACTGCGGAAAATGCTGGTTATAATGGTGCTGGCGGGGCTTCCGTTCAAAAGGTTGGCTACGGAGAGGATGATTCACGTCTTGGCGGTTCATTCGTCCAGGATTATACACCTGTATTTGAAGCTCGCGTGGCTGATGAACATTATTGGCGGATTGAAACAAAGGATGTATATACCGGGAAGGGCTGGGAAAATTCCGAGGACCCTGATTACCTATCCCAAAATGGTGGGACAATTTCATTAGATACATTTAATACTGAAGCTGTTGAAACAGAAAAACTTGAAGCAATGGTTGATTTTCAAGGAAATACAGCCATTGAAAAACTTATCTATCCATACGGGGCAAATCAAGTGTATGCTGCAGGAGCGCAGTATTTCATGGATCCTAATTCCGAGTCGATTGAAACAAGGATAAGTGGTGAACCTGCAAGCCTTGAGAATTATACTATTTCCTACAATAATCCATCGTTTGCAGTTGATGAACTTCAGGAGGCAGGTAGTGATGATCCGGAAAGTATTCACGAGCGCTACACACAAATTCCTTCTTTACTTCCTGATCGAGTCGGTGAGCTAGCAGAAGAAATTACGTCGGAATATGATGATCGTTATGGTAAAGCAAAAGCAGTGGAGAGGTATTTCGGACAAAATGGATTTGAGTATCAAACAACCGATGTTCCTGTCCCTGAGGAAGATGAGGATTATGTTGATCAATTTTTATTCGACTCACAAGTAGGCTATTGTGATAATTACTCTACGTCGATGGTCGTCTTGCTGCGAACATTGGATATACCAGCCAGATGGGCAAAGGGTTTTACCAGTGGCGAAATGATTGAAGCTAACGCTGATGATTCACATGATGTCTATGAAGTTACGAATGCAAATGCGCATTCTTGGGTGGAAGTGTATTTTCCAGAGGTTGGGTGGGTACCATTTGAACCAACACAAGGATTCTCTAACCTGTCTGATTTTCACAGAAATATAGATGATGCTTCGGGAGAAAATCAGGATGACGTCATGGATCAAACGCCTGAGGAGGAAGAGATCGAGCCTGATCCGGAGTTGCCAGAAGAGGAAGAAGCAGAAACTGCTATGGCTGAAAGTAATACAGATGACACGTCTTTCGCGATTAACTGGTGGTATGTGAGTGGATTGGCAGTGATTTTAATCGTACTGGGCATTATTGTTTATAAAACAAGATTCCGCTGGCAAACGTATTTGCTGGAAAAACGATTAAAAAATAGAAGAGACGCGAAAACATATCAGGATGCATACCATCATTTGTTGAGGGTATTGCAACATTCTGGTCTGGAAAAAGAGCCTGATCAAACATTGCGTGAATATGCAAAACGTATTGATATGCGCTATTCTACAGATGAAATGGCACAACTAACCAATTATTATGAACGAGTGCTGTATAATAATGAAACGGGAGACGCAAACATGCAGCAGCTAACGCAATTATGGAAAAATTTAATCAAACGGATAATGGGTTGA
- a CDS encoding YndM family protein codes for MRHVTALVIKFLITATVVYSLLSIFNVASILEMFLISLFVTGGAYIIGDLILLPRFGNGIASIADFGLATVGIWLLSLVFIGAEFPIFTLSLIAAFFIAVCEAVFHIYMQEKVLTSTDIEHDASNSSPNRMQTEFSEEKDVHDVENKNKKG; via the coding sequence ATGAGACACGTAACCGCACTAGTCATTAAGTTTTTAATCACTGCCACCGTGGTGTATTCCTTATTGTCGATCTTTAACGTAGCAAGTATCCTAGAGATGTTTTTGATTAGTTTGTTCGTAACAGGAGGGGCATATATTATCGGAGATCTGATTCTATTACCGAGGTTTGGCAATGGTATTGCATCGATAGCTGATTTCGGTCTTGCTACAGTTGGTATATGGTTATTATCTTTGGTTTTTATCGGGGCAGAATTCCCTATTTTTACGCTATCCCTTATTGCAGCTTTTTTCATTGCTGTTTGTGAAGCGGTATTCCATATTTACATGCAGGAAAAAGTATTAACATCAACAGATATAGAACACGATGCCTCCAACTCTTCACCGAACCGAATGCAGACAGAGTTTTCAGAGGAAAAGGATGTACATGACGTAGAAAATAAAAATAAAAAAGGCTGA
- a CDS encoding DUF58 domain-containing protein gives MKDSLRFLGNLMFILFLFLLLFSFAMFQGGFTSWFLFYSFLPIFLYHLGLLLYPIRNWKVTRNLSRRVIRAGDGVHATIRIERAIPFPLYYCICEEIFPDTLNKEDNRECKYRYMVESNKFVLRRKMKEVIFPSMKRVIEIPYQIQHVPRGEHQLTKIRIRTGDVFGFVKREHTFDVSDQLVAYPNVRPINMAEKISSFEQGSTASYTLNLKNTNVASGIREYMPGDKFSWIDWKQTARKNEVMTKEFEQEKSTDILLVLDSCYYEGMNLIAFEAAVEVTVSLMETIRKQSTAVGLLSIGEEVAHFPVHHDPNQGDFMLQHLSRIQPKSSQPFAVKLKEELFKMDSGNVVMVITSRMDNGFKETIQKLKQRSKKVIILFIQSSKVISQNEQMLIEQLQFSGVGIHILTENELMENPIEVSGI, from the coding sequence ATGAAAGATTCACTGCGATTTCTTGGTAATCTCATGTTTATCCTATTTTTATTTCTCCTTCTATTTTCTTTTGCCATGTTTCAGGGTGGATTTACAAGCTGGTTTTTGTTTTACAGCTTTCTGCCAATCTTTCTTTATCATTTGGGATTACTGCTTTATCCGATTCGAAATTGGAAGGTTACACGAAATCTATCACGACGCGTTATTCGGGCAGGTGACGGGGTACACGCAACCATTAGGATAGAGCGAGCTATTCCATTTCCACTATATTACTGTATTTGTGAGGAAATTTTTCCGGACACATTAAATAAAGAAGATAATCGCGAGTGTAAATATCGCTATATGGTCGAATCAAATAAATTTGTGCTTAGGAGAAAAATGAAAGAGGTTATTTTTCCATCCATGAAGCGGGTAATCGAGATCCCGTACCAAATACAGCATGTTCCGCGTGGGGAGCATCAGCTGACGAAGATTCGGATTCGAACCGGAGATGTCTTTGGTTTTGTGAAAAGGGAACATACATTTGATGTATCAGATCAGCTTGTGGCTTATCCGAATGTGCGCCCCATAAATATGGCAGAAAAGATTAGCAGCTTTGAACAAGGATCTACCGCTTCCTATACATTAAATTTAAAAAATACAAATGTTGCTTCAGGTATTCGTGAATATATGCCTGGCGATAAATTTTCCTGGATTGATTGGAAACAAACAGCGAGAAAAAATGAAGTAATGACAAAGGAATTTGAACAGGAAAAAAGCACTGATATCTTACTTGTTTTAGATAGCTGTTATTACGAGGGGATGAACTTGATCGCATTTGAAGCGGCGGTTGAAGTAACGGTTTCATTAATGGAAACCATCCGCAAACAGTCCACTGCTGTTGGTTTACTTTCTATCGGCGAGGAAGTCGCTCATTTTCCGGTGCATCATGATCCTAATCAAGGAGATTTTATGCTGCAGCATTTATCCCGTATTCAGCCTAAAAGCAGCCAGCCCTTTGCGGTGAAGTTAAAGGAAGAATTGTTTAAGATGGATAGTGGGAATGTTGTCATGGTTATTACAAGCCGGATGGATAATGGTTTTAAAGAAACGATTCAGAAGTTGAAGCAACGATCTAAAAAGGTCATTATTTTATTTATTCAGTCCTCTAAAGTCATCTCACAGAATGAGCAGATGCTTATCGAGCAGCTTCAATTTTCGGGTGTTGGTATTCACATACTGACTGAGAATGAATTAATGGAAAATCCAATTGAGGTGAGTGGCATATGA
- a CDS encoding nucleotidyltransferase domain-containing protein — MSNNLVKSGIPELFLEQLLRFCSSNSRIKKVILFGSRARGDFCPSSDIDLAVQTNNATHSEQNLIEDSIQEMPTHLRMDIVFLNRLSKEGLLANIKQEGIIIYEQGKTLREA, encoded by the coding sequence ATGTCAAACAACTTGGTGAAATCGGGCATTCCTGAGCTTTTTTTAGAACAATTATTACGATTCTGTTCGTCCAATTCCCGGATTAAAAAAGTTATTCTGTTTGGCTCAAGAGCCCGTGGGGATTTTTGCCCGAGTTCAGATATTGATTTAGCCGTGCAAACAAATAATGCTACTCATTCCGAGCAAAATCTAATAGAAGACAGCATTCAGGAAATGCCAACCCACTTAAGGATGGATATTGTTTTTTTGAATCGGTTATCAAAAGAGGGATTATTAGCTAATATAAAACAGGAGGGGATAATTATTTATGAACAAGGAAAGACTTTACGAGAAGCTTGA